The following coding sequences lie in one Candidatus Desulfatibia profunda genomic window:
- a CDS encoding S8 family serine peptidase, with protein MTSAAAAQAAWFAAQIQSTYPKVWPETVRALMVHSAEWTDALKKQFLPSQHTKTNRERLLRICGYGVPDLERALYSAANSLTLIAQAELQPYDKNEKGRPITKEMHFYDLPWPKDVLLDLPLDTPVQMRVTLSYFIEPGPGEIGWKDRYRYASHALRFKVNSPGESKGDFLKRVNKAAREEDEGHPGTPSDSEHWFFGPFARNKGSIHSDIWEGSAAELANSHFMAVYPLVGWWRERYHLGRWNRRTRYAFVVSISTPEEQVDIYTPVANQVGITVPIAVET; from the coding sequence CATGACCAGTGCCGCCGCTGCCCAGGCCGCCTGGTTTGCAGCACAAATACAAAGCACGTATCCCAAGGTCTGGCCCGAGACCGTTCGCGCATTGATGGTGCATTCGGCAGAGTGGACCGATGCGCTTAAAAAGCAGTTTCTGCCATCGCAACATACGAAAACAAACCGGGAACGTTTGTTAAGGATTTGCGGATACGGCGTTCCCGATCTGGAGCGGGCACTTTACAGCGCCGCCAATTCGCTAACCCTCATCGCCCAGGCGGAGCTGCAGCCCTACGATAAGAATGAAAAAGGCCGACCCATTACAAAAGAGATGCATTTTTATGACCTGCCCTGGCCCAAGGACGTGCTATTGGACCTGCCTTTAGATACGCCGGTGCAAATGCGTGTGACCTTGTCCTATTTTATTGAACCGGGTCCTGGTGAGATTGGCTGGAAAGACCGTTACCGCTATGCGTCCCATGCTTTGAGATTTAAGGTCAATTCCCCCGGTGAATCAAAGGGCGACTTCCTCAAGCGGGTCAATAAGGCGGCCCGAGAAGAGGATGAAGGCCATCCCGGGACACCGAGTGATTCCGAGCATTGGTTTTTCGGCCCATTTGCCAGAAACAAGGGCTCGATCCACTCCGATATCTGGGAGGGGTCGGCAGCGGAGTTGGCTAACTCCCATTTTATGGCGGTATACCCCCTTGTCGGATGGTGGCGAGAGCGCTACCATCTGGGTAGGTGGAATCGTCGAACGCGTTATGCCTTTGTGGTCTCGATTTCTACGCCGGAAGAACAGGTAGATATTTATACGCCAGTTGCCAATCAAGTGGGCATTACGGTTCCGATTGCCGTTGAAACTTAA